In Lactococcus protaetiae, the genomic window TCCACCATTGTGAAAAACTAATTCTCGAAAACTCGTTGTGTTATCAGGAAGGCTCACAATATCACGGACAACATGAAAAATCTTTCCATGAAAAATTTCTTCTCGAGACAATGTTTTTTCTTCAAATTTTTTCTCATCAAAATCTAGCATAACAACTCCTGAATAATAATTTGCAAAACGAGAGAGTCTTCCTCTCCCCTCTCTCATTTTCTCATTTCTGTCAGCACAAGATTTTACTGACAGAAATCCTGTCAGTTTAATGCAATTAAAATGAGCATTAAATCGGCGAATAAAGGAATGCTCAGCTTTGCTGCGCATTCTGTCAGTACACTGACAAATTATTGTCCTCGATAATGAGGCATTTTTTTCGCCCGTCCAAGTTTGTTCACTTGCTTACCACGTCCAATTTCAACTGCTTCATCTGGAACATCTTCAGTCACAACTGATCCTGCTGCTGTCAGTGCATTTTTACCAATATGAAGCGGAGCAATAATCGTTGAATTTGAACCAATGAATGCAAAATCGTCAATTTCTGTGTTAAATTTATTTTTGCCGTCAAAATTAGCTGTGATTGTGCCTGCACCAAAATTAACTTTTTCACCTACCGTGGCATTTCCTATGTAAGTGAGATGTCCCGCTTTTGTTCCTTTTCCTAGAGTTGAGCCTTTAACTTCAACAAAGTTTCCTACATGAACTTCTTCACTCAACACTGTTCCAGGGCGCAAATGGGCGTAGGGCCCTGCATTGCTTCCAACACTCATTCTACTTCCTTCAATTGTGGAATTACGTACTTCGCAATCTGAATGAATTTCTGAATTTTCAATGCGACTTCCATTTGTGATCAGCACATTTTTGCCAATAAATGTACGACCTTTTATCGTAACATTTCCTTCAATAATTGTTTCAGGCTCAATGATAACATCTGCTTCAATATATGTTGTCGCTGGGTCAATAAGCGTTACACCATTGACCATATGAGTGCGATTAATACGAGTACGCATCGTAGCTTCGGCTTGAGAAAGTGCAACGCGATCATTGACACCCAAGCTTTCTTCAAAGTCTTCTAGAATGTGAGCTGCTACGATTTGATTATTTTTCTTGAAAATTTCGATGAC contains:
- the glmU gene encoding bifunctional UDP-N-acetylglucosamine diphosphorylase/glucosamine-1-phosphate N-acetyltransferase GlmU, with protein sequence MNKFAIVLAAGKGTRMKSALPKVLHKVAGKTMLGHVLQNVSEIETAKRVVIVGHEADKVIATLPKGTQFVKQAEQLGTGHAVRIAADLLANEDGATLVIAGDTPLITGETLQALFDYHFEQKATATILTAIAPNPTGYGRIVRGSDQSVEKIVEQKDANDFEKNITEINTGTYVFDNKALFKALGEITTDNAQGEYYLTDVIEIFKKNNQIVAAHILEDFEESLGVNDRVALSQAEATMRTRINRTHMVNGVTLIDPATTYIEADVIIEPETIIEGNVTIKGRTFIGKNVLITNGSRIENSEIHSDCEVRNSTIEGSRMSVGSNAGPYAHLRPGTVLSEEVHVGNFVEVKGSTLGKGTKAGHLTYIGNATVGEKVNFGAGTITANFDGKNKFNTEIDDFAFIGSNSTIIAPLHIGKNALTAAGSVVTEDVPDEAVEIGRGKQVNKLGRAKKMPHYRGQ